From a single Solanum dulcamara chromosome 4, daSolDulc1.2, whole genome shotgun sequence genomic region:
- the LOC129885715 gene encoding KH domain-containing protein HEN4-like, translating into MHENTAAAPVPNSSTAGRAAGVPTVANNSHLPPPPLPRRVVFRLLCHASRVGGVIGKSGSIIRQLQQDTSAKIHVDVSAPNSDHNRLIVVVASASVNKKIRLLGPIGDNKRNEEIDEIEVSAAQEALVRVFERVIEVTAENNGVVLGVENVVSCRLLVKGNQVGALMGKGGKVIDTIRKENGCRIKVLTSGKMPSCASPNDEIVEIEGDILAVKKALVAVSRRLQDCFSVERNRTVENEPIELDSEQILPPEPVELPAQRSSMSQPITTSSFSGASGCHPVPLDADKFSSIDSEMPLQEVAFRILCTNDKVGAIIGKGGIIVRALQNDSGASIAVGPNVAECNERMITITALENLELRKSPAQTGVVLVFDRILDAGSGMNLGTRSLITFRLVVANSQVGCLLGKGGAIISDIRKETGTSIRIFRGEQVPKCVSDNDEVVQIAGEFVNVQDALRNVTGRLRDNLLAAKVSNDGISRNSSPLTSESSPSGQMKEPPFGFHRSSVVSHGNNQHPVLTRSINNLVLSNKIDHPPSPGLWSSQTLPGVNKRGAFDVSKGSNSVKGGIELGSGSRSAIVTNTTVEIMVPENIVSCVYGEDGSNLTRLRQISGARVMVHEPRPGATDRIIVISGTPDETQAAQSLLQAFILTE; encoded by the exons ATGCACGAAAACACCGCTGCCGCTCCTGTCCCAAATTCCTCCACCGCCGGCAGAGCCGCCGGTGTGCCCACAGTGGCCAACAACTCACACCTTCCACCACCACCATTACCGAGACGTGTCGTGTTCAGACTCCTCTGCCATGCTTCACGCGTCGGAGGAGTCATCGGAAAATCAGGGTCCATTATCAGACAACTTCAACAAGACACCTCCGCCAAAATTCACGTTGATGTTTCCGCACCAAACTCCGACCACAACCGACTCATTGTTGTAGTAGCCTCTGCTTCGGTAAACAAGAAGATAAGGCTCTTGGGCCCCATTGGGGATAACAAGCGGAATGAAGAAATTGATGAAATTGAGGTTTCGGCTGCACAAGAAGCACTTGTTAGGGTTTTTGAGAGGGTGATAGAAGTAACAGCTGAAAACAATGGAGTAGTTTTAGGTGTGGAGAATGTTGTATCGTGTAGGTTATTAGTGAAGGGGAATCAAGTGGGGGCTTTGATGGGTAAAGGTGGAAAAGTAATAGATacaattagaaaagaaaatggATGTAGGATTAAGGTATTAACTTCAGGAAAGATGCCAAGTTGTGCTTCGCCAAATGATGAAATTGTAGAG ATAGAAGGGGATATTCTGGCTGTCAAGAAAGCGCTTGTTGCTGTCAGTCGTCGCCTTCAAGATTGTTTCTCTGTTGAAAGGAATAGAACGGTTGAGAATGAACCAATTGAGTTAGATTCAGAGCAGATTTTGCCCCCTGAGCCAGTTGAACTACCTGCACAAAGGAGTTCAATGTCACAGCCAATAACCACAAGCTCTTTCTCAGGTGCCTCTGGATGCCATCCTGTGCCACTAGATGCTGACAAGTTTTCCAGCATTGATTCAGAAATGCCATTACAAGAGGTTGCTTTCAGGATTCTCTGCACAAATGATAAGGTAGGGGCTATAATTGGCAAGGGTGGAATAATTGTTAGGGCTCTTCAGAATGACAGCGGAGCAAGCATTGCTGTTGGGCCAAATGTTGCTGAGTGCAACGAGCGTATGATAACTATTACTGCATTAGAG AATCTAGAATTAAGGAAATCTCCAGCACAAACCGGTGTTGTTCTTGTTTTTGATCGGATTCTGGACGCTGGCTCTGGGATGAATTTGGGAACAAGATCACTAATTACATTTCGACTTGTGGTGGCAAACAGCCAAGTTGGTTGTTTATTGGGGAAGGGAGGCGCAATAATTTCAGATATCAGAAAGGAGACAGGTACCAGCATACGAATATTTAGAGGTGAGCAAGTGCCTAAGTGTGTCTCGGACAATGATGAAGTTGTACAG ATTGCAGGTGAGTTTGTAAATGTACAAGATGCTTTACGAAATGTCACTGGTCGGTTGCGTGATAACCTCTTGGCAGCAAAGGTGTCAAATGATGGCATCAGCAGAAACAGCTCCCCTTTGACATCTGAAAGCAGTCCCTCTGGCCAAATGAAGGAACCTCCTTTTGGATTTCATCGGTCTAGTGTTGTCTCACATGGTAACAATCAACATCCTGTGTTAACGCGGTCTATTAATAACCTTGTACTTTCCAACAAGATAGATCATCCCCCATCACCAGGGCTGTGGTCATCACAG ACACTACCCGGAGTAAACAAAAGAGGTGCTTTTGATGTCAGCAAAGGATCTAATTCAGTTAAAGGTGGCATAGAACTTGGAAG TGGAAGCAGATCTGCCATTGTGACCAATACTACTGTGGAGATCATGGTTCCTGAAAACATCGTCAGCTGTGTGTATGGGGAGGACGGGAGCAACTTGACTCGTTTAAGACAG ATTTCAGGAGCAAGGGTCATGGTACACGAGCCCCGTCCTGGAGCAACTGACAGGATTATCGTGATCTCTGGGACCCCAGATGAAACCCAGGCAGCTCAGAGTCTCCTTCAGGCATTCATACTAACTGAATAA
- the LOC129885718 gene encoding uncharacterized protein LOC129885718, which translates to MLSSTISSLNFPPRTKLSSPSSAIFPQKYNFCTENMAFSGGLINSRVKSPIAIGSSKIDSVNSGFCTLMEYMGKGRVDVGDDLVLLFGHLEFASKKIAALVASPFNSSLTNNVATTNTGNSSDRDKPKPLDIVSNEIILSSLRNSGKVAVMASEEDECPVWITDDGPFVVVMDPLDGSRNIDASIPTGTIFGIYKRLVEIDHLPVEEKALVNCLQSGSKLVAAAYVLYSSATILCASFGSGTHAFTLDHATGDFLMTHPNINIPPRGQTYSVNDARYFDWPDGLRQYIDTIRQGKGKHPKKYSARYICSLVADFHRTLLYGGVAMNPRDHLRLVYEANPLSFLVEKAGGRGSDGKNRILSIQPVKLHQRLPLFLGSPEDVEELQSYGDVQQKVNPGYDV; encoded by the exons ATGCTATCATCGACCATTTCTTCCCTAAATTTTCCACCAAGAACCAAACTCTCCTCACCAAGTTCTGCAATTTTTcctcaaaaatataatttctgtACTGAAAATATGGCATTTTCTGGAGGGTTAATTAACTCCAGGGTTAAATCACCAATTGCAATTGGCAGTAGCAAAATTGATTCTGTAAACAGTGGGTTTTGTACACTGATGGAGTACATGGGTAAAGGAAGGGTTGATGTGGGTGATGACTTGGTATTGTTGTTTGGTCACTTAGAATTTGCCTCCAAGAAAATTGCTGCTCTTGTTGCTTCCCCTTTCAATTCCAGCCTCACCAACAATGTTGCCACTACAAATACTGGCAATTCTTCTGATAGAGATAAGCCTAAGCCTCTTGATATTGTCTCG AACGAGATTATATTGTCGTCTCTTAGAAATTCGGGAAAAGTTGCTGTGATGGCCTCAGAAGAAGATGAGTGTCCTGTGTGGATAACTGATGATGGCCCATTTGTGGTTGTCATGGATCCTTTAGATGGTTCCAGAAATATAGATGCCTCAATACCCACTGGGACAATATTCGGGATTTACAAACGTCTTGTGGAAATTGATCATTTGCCAGTGGAGGAAAAGGCTTTGGTAAACTGCCTTCAGAGCGGATCAAAGCTTGTTGCTGCTGCTTATGTTCTCTATTCGTCAGCCACAATACTCTGTGCTAGTTTTGGTTCTGGGACACATGCATTCACATTGGATCATGCAACCGGAGATTTCCTCATGACACATCCTAACATCAACATTCCTCCTCGAG GGCAAACTTATTCAGTTAATGATGCTCGGTATTTTGACTGGCCTGATGGATTAAGACAGTATATTGACACCATAAGACAAGGGAAGGGAAAACATCCTAAGAAGTACTCAGCACGATATATATGTTCTCTAGTGGCAGATTTTCATCGGACTCTGTTATATGGTGGGGTAGCAATGAATCCAAGGGACCACCTTCGGCTTGTTTATGAAGCAAATCCCCTGAGTTTCTTAGTGGAAAAGGCTGGAGGTAGAGGTTCAGATGGTAAAAATCGAATTTTATCTATTCAGCCTGTCAAGCTACACCAAAGACTTCCTCTATTTTTGGGTAGTCCAGAGGATGTAGAAGAATTACAGAGTTATGGGGATGTTCAGCAGAAAGTAAACCCTGGTTACGATGTTTAA
- the LOC129885719 gene encoding nicotinamidase 1-like yields MVIKTVELLKNEIPIEEESVVITEDIKAGLVLVDIINGFCTVGAGNLAPREPNRQISEMIDESSRLARVFCDKKLPVLAFLDSHHPDKLEYPYPSHCINGTDESNLVPALRWVEKEPNVTIRRKDCYDGYIGSFQEDGSNVFVDWVKNNKIQLLLVVGVCTDICVLDFLCSTLSAKNRGFLNPLEDVVVYSQGCATFDFPASMARHTKDISPHPQELMHHVGLYMAKGRGAKIAKQVSFNNLNKP; encoded by the exons ATGGTAATAAAAACAGTAGAACTTTTGAAGAATGAAATTCCCATAGAGGAGGAATCAGTGGTCATCACTGAAGATATAAAGGCTGGCCTTGTTCTTGTGGACATAATCAATGGATTTTGTACTGTTGGTGCTGGAAATCTG GCACCAAGAGAGCCAAACAGGCAGATATCTGAAATGATTGATGAATCATCAAGGCTTGCTAGAGTGTTCTGTGACAAGAAATTACCAGTTCTTGCCTTTCTTGATTCACATCATCCTGATAAACTTGAATACCCTTATCCTTCTCACTGCATCAATGGCACTGATGAATCCAACTTGGTACCTG CACTAAGATGGGTGGAGAAGGAACCAAATGTTACAATCAGGCGCAAAGATTGCTATGATGGCTATATTGGTTCCTTTCAGGAGGATGGTTCTAATGTATTTGTTGATTGGGTGAAGAACAACAAAATTCAACTC TTGTTGGTGGTAGGGGTGTGCACAGACATTTGTGTGCTGGACTTCCTTTGCTCCACATTATCAGCTAAGAACCGCGGTTTCCTCAACCCTTTGGAGGATGTAGTAGTTTACTCTCAGGGATGTGCCACCTTCGATTTTCCTGCCTCTATGGCAAGACACACCAAAGATATTTCACCACATCCTCAG GAGCTAATGCATCATGTGGGACTTTACATGGCCAAGGGAAGGGGTGCCAAAATAGCTAAACAAGTCTCCTTCAACAACTTGAACAAACCATGA
- the LOC129885717 gene encoding protein EXECUTER 1, chloroplastic: MASIAPPPTFDVNPHKFNFSNPKFTSRMKRSSSSFTLSTSHSLSRVSGSAFCCRCRNGTGDGETVEPSPSPSASSQNSSSSSSSWRWDLAFQDAVKNVMKKLDDYVNRSKGVGLAERNSETGLDGEEWDWERWKKHFTQVEEEERLVSVLKSQLAHAISREDYEDAARLKVAIAAAATKDIVGRVMSHVNKAVEEERYRDAVFMRDCAGTGLVGWWAGTSEDVSDPYGRIIHISAEHGRYVARSYSPRQLASTVEGAPLFEIFLTVDNKGEYRQQAVYLKRKPVQQDLPFPSSKLPGASSNLDTLGPSEHKSDMFDKISDAEEDGEDRDDDFGFQNALKDMIPGVQVKVLKVTAPGKVDRDLISKVIEQIMDEEDEDEEKDYDLDSVDDEDEIKVERDGEQNVIELDRDNGVSDGEEQSQIAVRVVVGGLMQNTSSGAQHKDLLRVPARLEKKGHLSFTFSIEEDENKSNSSGSGQSPPNKKARLQGQRSLDHVMVDLAKFIGKGKIPMKVLKDMGELISLTLTQARNRQPLSKSTTFNRIEISASPDPLNGLYIGAHGLYTSEVIHFRRRFGQWKEDGSTKESSRLEFYEYVEAVKLTGDSYVPAGQIAFRARIGKKYQLPHKGIIPEEFGVIARYRGQGRLAEPGFRNPRWVDGELVILDGKYIKGGPVVGFVYWDPEYHFLVFFHRLRLQE; this comes from the exons ATGGCGTCGATTGCTCCGCCGCCGACATTTGATGTAAACCCTCACAAATTCAACTTCTCAAACCCTAAATTCACTTCCCGAATGAAGCGTTCATCTTCCTCCTTCACTCTTTCAACCTCTCATTCTCTCTCTAGGGTTTCCGGTTCCGCTTTCTGTTGCCGTTGCCGGAACGGTACCGGTGATGGTGAGACCGTTGAGCCATCTCCATCGCCATCTGCTTCTTCTCAGAatagttcatcttcttcttcttcttggaGATGGGATTTGGCGTTTCAAGATGCTGTTAAGAACGTGATGAAAAAGTTGGATGATTATGTGAATCGGTCAAAAGGAGTGGGACTTGCTGAGAGGAACAGTGAAACAGGTCTTGATGGTGAAGAATGGGATTGGGAACGATGGAAAAAGCATTTCACTCAGGTTGAGGAGGAAGAACGACTGGTTTCCGTTTTAAAG TCACAATTGGCTCATGCTATTAGTAGAGAAGATTATGAAGATGCTGCTAGACTCAAGGTGGCCATTGCGGCAGCAGCTACTAAGGATATTGTTGGAAGAGTGATGTCCCATGTAAAT AAAGCTGTAGAAGAAGAACGCTACAGGGATGCAGTATTTATGCGTGATTGTGCTGGTACAGGATTG GTTGGATGGTGGGCTGGAACTTCAGAAGATGTTAGTGATCCATATGGCCGCATTATTCATATAAGTGCTGAGCATGGAAGATATGTCGCGAGAAGTTACAGTCCACG CCAGCTTGCTTCGACCGTGGAAGGTGCCCCTCTCTTTGAAATATTTCTTACCGTGGATAATAAAGGTGAATACAGGCAACAG GCTGTTTACTTGAAGAGAAAGCCAGTTCAGCAAGATTTACCTTTTCCTTCTTCAAAGCTACCTGGTGCTTCCAGTAACTTGGACACTCTTGGTCCCTCTGAACACAAAAGTGATATGTTTGATAAAATCTCAGATGCTGAGGAAGATGGTGAAGACAGGGATGATGATTTTGGCTTTCAGAATGCATTGAAAGACATGATTCCAGGAGTACAGGTCAAGGTTTTGAAAGTGACAGCTCCAGGGAAGGTAGATAGAGATCTAATATCAAAGGTCATTGAGCAAATTATGGATgaggaagatgaagatgaagaaaaggACTATGATTTGGACAGTGTGGATGACGAAGATGAAATTAAGGTGGAAAGAGATGGAGAGcagaatgtgattgaattggATAGAGACAATGGGGTTAGTGATGGTGAAGAGCAGAGCCAAATTGCAGTTAGGGTGGTTGTTGGTGGTCTCATGCAAAATACCTCAAGTGGTGCACAGCATAAAGACCTGCTTCGAGTACCGGCGAGGCTAGAGAAAAAGGGTCACCTGTCATTTACTTTCAGTATAGAGGAAGATGAGAACAAAAGCAATTCCTCTGGCAGTGGACAATCTCCCCCAAATAAGAAGGCTAGACTCCAAGGTCAACGTAGCTTGGATCATGTGATGGTTGATCTTGCAAAGTTCATCGGCAAGGGGAAAATACCTATGAAG GTCCTTAAAGATATGGGAGAGTTGATCAGCCTCACTCTTACTCAGGCACGAAATCGTCAGCCATTGTCAAAGTCAACCACCTTTAACCGCATTGAGATTTCAGCATCTCCGGATCCACTAAATG GATTATATATTGGTGCTCATGGTCTGTACACTTCGGAAGTCATCCACTTTAGGCGAAGATTTGGTCAGTGGAAAGAAGACGGTAGCACTAAGGAGTCGTCACGCTTAGAATTTTACGAGTATGTTGAAGCTGTAAAATTAACTGGAGATTCTTATGTGCCAGCTGGTCAG ATAGCATTCCGTGCAAGAATCGGTAAAAAATATCAACTTCCACATAAAGGGATTATTCCAGAAGAATTTGGTGTG ATTGCTCGATACAGGGGACAAGGAAGGCTGGCAGAGCCTGGTTTTCGAAATCCCAGATGGGTTGATGGTGAACTGGTTATCCTAGATGGAAAG TACATTAAAGGAGGGCCTGTTGTGGGTTTTGTCTACTGGGATCCTGAATATCATTTCTTAGTGTTCTTTCATCGGCTTAGGCTGCAGGAGTAA